A stretch of [Clostridium] scindens DNA encodes these proteins:
- the rlmD gene encoding 23S rRNA (uracil(1939)-C(5))-methyltransferase RlmD encodes MKKGQVYEGIIESVDFPNKGKVFLPEEDRYVIVKNGIPGQKVRFSVNKIRNGKAEGRLLEVLEPSSLEIASSCPHFGQCGGCTYQNLPYEEQLKMKEAQVKAMMDKAVDGAYCWEGIMPSPVKEAYRNKMEFSFGDEYKDGPLALGMHKRGSFHDIVNVTDCRIVDEDYRKILACTLDFARETGLPYYHRMRHVGYFRHLLVRKAVKTGEILIDIVTTTEHDFIEGAGGKQWVSQLLALELDGKIAGILHTKNDSLADVVKDDGTEILYGQDFFYEELLGLKFKITPFSFFQTNSLGAEVLYEKTREYIGETKDKVLFDLYSGTGTIAQIVAPVAKKVVGVEIVEEAVEAARENAALNGLDNCTFWSGDVLKVIDELGEVPDLIILDPPRDGVHPKALEKITNFGVERMVYIACKPTSLTRDLEMLQGRGYRVERIGCVDLFPGTVHVETVVLLSQQKPDDTIEIDLDLDELDATSAELKATYQEIKDYVLKEFGLKVSSLYISQVKRKCGIEVGENYNLPKSENARVPQCPKEKEDAIKAALKYYAMI; translated from the coding sequence ATGAAAAAAGGGCAGGTATACGAAGGAATCATTGAATCAGTAGACTTTCCAAATAAGGGAAAGGTATTCCTACCTGAAGAAGACAGATATGTAATTGTAAAAAATGGAATTCCGGGTCAGAAGGTCCGTTTTTCCGTCAATAAGATAAGAAATGGAAAGGCAGAAGGAAGGCTGCTGGAAGTGCTGGAGCCTTCGTCTTTGGAGATTGCTTCCTCTTGTCCTCATTTTGGACAATGCGGAGGGTGTACTTACCAGAATCTTCCCTATGAAGAGCAGCTTAAGATGAAAGAAGCACAGGTGAAGGCCATGATGGATAAGGCAGTAGATGGGGCTTACTGCTGGGAAGGGATCATGCCGAGCCCTGTGAAGGAGGCCTACCGCAACAAGATGGAATTCTCGTTCGGCGACGAGTATAAGGATGGCCCGCTGGCTCTGGGAATGCATAAAAGAGGCAGTTTCCATGATATTGTGAATGTAACGGACTGCCGAATCGTGGATGAAGACTATCGGAAAATACTGGCATGTACCCTGGATTTTGCCAGGGAGACCGGACTTCCTTATTATCACCGCATGCGCCATGTGGGATATTTCCGTCATCTGCTGGTCAGAAAGGCCGTAAAGACCGGGGAGATTCTGATTGATATCGTGACAACGACAGAACATGACTTCATTGAAGGAGCAGGAGGAAAGCAGTGGGTCAGCCAGTTGCTTGCGCTTGAACTGGATGGAAAGATTGCCGGCATACTGCATACGAAGAACGATAGCCTGGCGGACGTGGTAAAGGATGATGGGACCGAGATTCTGTACGGGCAGGACTTTTTCTATGAGGAATTGCTGGGACTGAAATTCAAGATCACGCCATTTTCCTTCTTCCAGACCAATTCCCTTGGGGCGGAGGTTCTATATGAGAAGACCAGGGAGTATATCGGAGAGACCAAAGACAAGGTTCTCTTTGATCTGTACAGCGGGACAGGTACTATTGCCCAGATTGTGGCTCCTGTGGCAAAGAAGGTGGTAGGCGTGGAGATCGTCGAGGAGGCTGTGGAGGCTGCAAGGGAAAATGCGGCGCTCAATGGCCTGGATAACTGTACCTTTTGGTCAGGCGATGTCCTGAAAGTCATCGACGAACTGGGCGAAGTGCCGGATCTGATCATTCTTGACCCGCCAAGAGACGGCGTACATCCCAAGGCGCTTGAGAAGATAACGAACTTTGGCGTGGAACGGATGGTGTATATTGCATGCAAGCCTACCAGCCTGACGAGGGATCTGGAGATGCTGCAAGGAAGAGGCTACCGGGTGGAACGGATAGGATGCGTGGATCTCTTTCCTGGGACGGTGCATGTTGAGACGGTTGTTCTTTTGTCCCAACAAAAACCAGATGACACGATAGAGATCGACTTAGACCTGGACGAGCTGGATGCCACCAGTGCCGAGTTGAAAGCAACCTATCAGGAAATCAAAGATTATGTGCTGAAAGAATTTGGCTTGAAGGTTTCAAGTTTATATATTTCTCAGGTAAAACGCAAATGTGGAATTGAAGTGGGAGAAAACTATAATCTTCCAAAATCAGAAAATGCAAGAGTTCCACAATGCCCGAAAGAGAAAGAAGATGCTATCAAGGCTGCCCTGAAATATTATGCGATGATCTAA
- a CDS encoding TnpV protein: MKSTFEKMGGTYTLGADGIYYPNLVSTDEEPHYGKYGMLRKTYLKEHRPAMYSLYMLEDRLTEHLNAVDDETQEKMDILVSQMMEKQGITEELKARDQMEWVRAVNNVRNAAEEIVLKELIYR; encoded by the coding sequence ATGAAAAGCACATTTGAAAAAATGGGTGGAACCTACACACTTGGCGCAGACGGAATTTACTATCCGAATCTTGTCAGTACAGATGAAGAACCGCATTATGGGAAATACGGAATGTTGCGGAAAACATATCTGAAAGAGCATCGTCCGGCAATGTATTCACTGTATATGTTGGAAGACAGATTGACAGAACATCTGAATGCGGTGGACGATGAAACACAGGAGAAAATGGATATTCTGGTGAGTCAGATGATGGAGAAGCAGGGCATTACGGAAGAATTGAAAGCTCGTGACCAGATGGAATGGGTTAGAGCGGTAAATAATGTCCGGAATGCTGCAGAAGAGATTGTGTTGAAAGAATTGATTTACAGGTAA
- the mobQ gene encoding MobQ family relaxase: MAIYHMQAKVVSRGSGRSAVAASAYMSCSRMYNDYDGIQHDYTRKQGLIYQEVMLPPMAPLEWNDREQLWNAVEENEKTKDSRLAREFVVALPVELDKDSNISLLQDFIKKNFVDMGMCADFAIHDTDGHNPHAHILLTVRPLNENGTWQYKTEKEYLCIKDGEEKGFTASEFKTAQKQGWEKQYRYKVGKKKEYLTSSVAQEKGYERIDKHPKSSRYGRQNPISQQWNSDEQLCIWRANWADAVNKMLARNQINATIDHRSFADQGITEQPTIHEGYIAQNMEKKGMIADRCEINRQIRADNKMLRELKAKVAKLAEAVEKSIPIIAETLEAIRNHMIFIQYHLLHNEMQKEVIHDWMNHFNPILNKYNTVKKELKAKVTERKELNVQKDKTSILNPIRHIKLNQQLTTITEEIEELKSRKEQLIFQAECSTNKDMTNLSKKYDQMNKNLDILYSQDTSLKKQLEKDAAAFREEKFRPEPEQYTELLDTRIQIRPDFRDKLIEQLKGTFGKYYDYHRRDIAANEVDYLNVEDPDVFSHRAWELEYQRKQEIRRNQPARTKKRSYDMEL; the protein is encoded by the coding sequence ATGGCAATTTATCATATGCAAGCCAAAGTCGTCAGCCGCGGTTCCGGTCGGTCTGCTGTTGCTGCTTCTGCTTATATGAGCTGTAGCCGCATGTACAATGATTATGACGGCATCCAGCATGACTATACCAGAAAGCAGGGGCTGATCTATCAGGAGGTGATGCTTCCTCCAATGGCTCCATTGGAATGGAATGACCGGGAACAACTCTGGAATGCTGTGGAAGAAAACGAAAAGACCAAAGACAGCCGACTTGCAAGAGAATTTGTTGTCGCACTCCCCGTTGAGTTGGATAAAGACAGCAATATTTCTCTTCTTCAAGATTTTATTAAAAAAAATTTTGTAGATATGGGGATGTGTGCTGATTTTGCCATTCACGATACAGATGGTCACAATCCCCATGCACACATTCTTCTTACTGTCCGACCATTAAATGAAAATGGAACATGGCAGTATAAAACAGAAAAAGAATATCTCTGTATCAAAGATGGGGAAGAAAAAGGGTTTACTGCTTCTGAATTTAAAACTGCTCAGAAACAGGGATGGGAAAAGCAATATCGCTATAAAGTTGGGAAAAAGAAAGAATATCTGACTTCTTCTGTTGCACAGGAAAAAGGATATGAACGAATTGATAAACACCCCAAGAGCAGCCGATATGGCAGACAGAATCCTATTTCCCAACAATGGAACAGTGATGAACAACTTTGTATCTGGCGGGCAAACTGGGCAGATGCCGTAAATAAAATGCTTGCACGTAATCAGATAAATGCTACCATTGATCACCGCAGCTTTGCAGATCAGGGAATCACCGAACAGCCAACCATCCATGAAGGCTACATTGCCCAGAATATGGAAAAGAAAGGCATGATAGCAGACCGCTGTGAAATCAACCGTCAGATTCGTGCGGATAACAAAATGCTCCGAGAATTAAAAGCAAAGGTAGCAAAACTGGCTGAAGCTGTAGAAAAGTCTATTCCAATAATAGCTGAAACGTTAGAAGCGATCCGCAATCATATGATTTTTATACAGTATCATTTACTTCATAATGAGATGCAAAAAGAAGTGATCCATGACTGGATGAATCATTTCAATCCAATACTGAATAAATACAACACAGTTAAAAAGGAACTCAAAGCTAAAGTTACGGAACGGAAAGAACTGAATGTGCAAAAGGATAAAACCAGTATTTTGAATCCCATCCGGCATATAAAATTAAATCAGCAGCTTACCACTATTACCGAAGAAATCGAAGAACTGAAATCAAGGAAAGAGCAGCTAATCTTCCAGGCAGAATGCTCTACCAATAAAGATATGACGAATCTATCCAAGAAATATGACCAGATGAATAAAAATCTGGATATCCTGTATTCTCAGGACACCTCGCTCAAAAAGCAGCTTGAAAAAGACGCCGCCGCTTTCCGGGAAGAAAAATTTCGTCCTGAACCAGAACAGTATACAGAATTGCTGGACACCCGAATCCAGATACGTCCTGATTTTCGGGATAAGCTGATCGAACAGCTCAAAGGTACTTTTGGTAAGTATTATGACTATCACCGCCGTGATATTGCAGCCAATGAGGTAGATTATCTCAATGTGGAAGATCCTGATGTTTTTTCCCATCGTGCCTGGGAACTTGAATATCAGAGGAAACAGGAAATACGGCGAAATCAGCCTGCTCGAACTAAGAAAAGGTCGTATGATATGGAATTATAA
- a CDS encoding ATP-binding protein, which produces MIKPQNLLPNLSPRQPLEDEYISETDGLIYCSKCHTPRQKKIEFLGKIMFPIIRCQCQQEQYEKEEAKRKHQEFLEHISRLKSSGLQDPALREFTFAHDNGINPEIEKAKNYVTHWEEIKSKAMGLLLWGDVGTGKSFFAGCVANALLDKGVPVLMTNFAKILNSLTGIYPQDRNEFINSLNQYSLLIIDDLGVERNSEFALEQVFHVIDSRYRSMKPMIITTNLTLEELKHPEDLAHSRIYDRILERCVPLKINNQNIRELNAVANMSEARKLLA; this is translated from the coding sequence ATGATAAAACCACAAAACCTACTGCCGAACCTTTCTCCCCGGCAGCCTTTAGAAGATGAATATATCAGCGAAACGGACGGTCTGATCTACTGTTCCAAGTGCCACACCCCACGGCAGAAAAAGATAGAATTTTTAGGAAAAATCATGTTTCCGATCATCCGCTGCCAATGCCAGCAGGAACAATATGAAAAAGAAGAAGCAAAACGAAAACACCAGGAATTTCTAGAACACATCTCCCGGCTGAAATCCAGCGGTCTGCAAGACCCGGCTTTAAGAGAATTCACTTTTGCTCACGATAACGGTATCAACCCGGAAATTGAAAAGGCAAAAAATTATGTTACTCACTGGGAGGAAATAAAATCCAAGGCCATGGGGCTGCTGCTCTGGGGTGATGTCGGCACTGGGAAATCCTTTTTTGCAGGCTGTGTTGCAAACGCTCTGCTAGATAAAGGGGTTCCCGTACTCATGACGAACTTCGCCAAAATCTTAAATTCTCTGACCGGAATATATCCGCAGGATCGGAATGAATTTATCAATAGTTTAAATCAGTACAGCCTGCTGATCATTGATGATTTGGGTGTGGAACGAAATTCCGAATTTGCTTTAGAACAGGTCTTCCATGTAATCGACAGCCGTTACCGCAGTATGAAACCTATGATCATTACAACAAATCTGACGTTGGAAGAATTAAAACATCCGGAAGATTTAGCACACAGCAGGATCTATGACCGGATTCTGGAGCGTTGTGTCCCACTAAAGATCAACAACCAGAATATCCGGGAACTGAACGCTGTAGCTAATATGTCAGAAGCCCGAAAACTACTTGCTTAA
- a CDS encoding replication initiator protein A, translating to MTTFLTANSTLPPYMAFPSFLLDCDFSETTKLLYMVLLNRARLSQKNDGWIDKKGHVFSYFTIEDMAATLRKSQTTIKTSLSALEQVDLICRARQGTGNPNRIYVKVPADFSTQTEEKLSVRQSENRPFDRQNSVRQTVRKLSPNNKEKKNNDSVKRHYECKEDESL from the coding sequence ATGACAACCTTTCTTACTGCAAACAGTACTCTACCGCCATATATGGCATTTCCCAGTTTTCTTCTGGACTGTGATTTCTCCGAAACCACAAAACTGCTCTATATGGTGCTTTTAAACCGGGCAAGATTATCACAAAAAAATGACGGCTGGATTGATAAAAAAGGTCATGTGTTCTCCTATTTCACCATTGAAGATATGGCAGCAACACTTCGCAAAAGCCAGACAACCATCAAAACATCTCTGAGTGCTTTGGAACAAGTAGACCTTATCTGTCGTGCTCGTCAGGGAACCGGGAATCCCAACCGGATTTATGTAAAAGTCCCGGCTGATTTTTCAACACAGACAGAAGAAAAACTGTCTGTTAGACAGTCAGAAAACCGTCCCTTTGACAGACAGAATTCTGTCCGCCAGACAGTCAGAAAACTGTCCCCTAATAATAAAGAGAAGAAAAATAATGATTCAGTAAAACGCCATTATGAATGTAAGGAGGATGAAAGCCTATGA
- a CDS encoding DUF3793 family protein gives MSEEMLVCHCSPTLAGLKTGSLFSCPYSSQKMIIKEIREFNQKLTQKGIRIIPVRISDKRMLVYVYRPEKLKEDFSDEKTQIILKCKGYDCTNLSQCICRLIQKLQSDPDFPHEIGLFLGYPAEDVKGFIENKAACSKCSGCWKVYGDEQAARILFKKYKKCTEIYCRRWKSGVAVEQLTITI, from the coding sequence ATGTCAGAGGAAATGTTAGTATGCCATTGTTCACCTACGTTAGCAGGACTGAAAACGGGAAGTCTTTTTTCATGCCCTTATAGTTCACAAAAGATGATTATAAAAGAAATACGTGAATTTAATCAAAAACTGACACAGAAAGGGATCCGGATTATCCCGGTTCGCATATCAGACAAACGGATGCTGGTTTATGTCTATCGTCCAGAAAAGTTAAAAGAAGATTTTTCTGATGAGAAAACTCAGATCATATTGAAATGTAAGGGATATGATTGTACGAATCTATCACAGTGCATCTGCAGACTGATTCAAAAACTGCAGAGTGACCCAGACTTTCCGCATGAAATAGGTTTATTCTTAGGGTATCCGGCAGAGGATGTAAAAGGATTTATTGAGAATAAGGCGGCCTGCAGCAAATGTTCTGGGTGTTGGAAGGTGTACGGGGATGAACAGGCCGCGAGGATTCTGTTTAAAAAATATAAAAAATGCACAGAAATTTATTGCAGGAGATGGAAAAGTGGCGTGGCTGTTGAACAGCTTACGATTACTATATAA
- a CDS encoding flavodoxin: MSKIAVVYWSGTGNTEAMAKAVLEGAKEKGAEVVLLTPDEFDVSMMDSYDAIAFGCPAMGAEVLEEEEFEPMFASCESKLSGKRIALFGSYGWGDGEWMRDWETRCKEAGAVLICESVICNEMPDDEGIQSCKALGENLD, translated from the coding sequence ATGAGTAAAATTGCAGTAGTTTATTGGAGTGGCACAGGAAATACAGAAGCCATGGCAAAGGCAGTACTGGAGGGCGCGAAGGAGAAGGGGGCAGAGGTTGTATTATTAACTCCGGATGAATTTGATGTTTCTATGATGGATTCTTATGATGCGATCGCTTTTGGATGCCCGGCAATGGGAGCAGAAGTATTGGAAGAAGAGGAATTTGAACCGATGTTTGCTTCTTGTGAATCAAAACTTTCAGGAAAAAGAATTGCACTGTTTGGCTCTTATGGCTGGGGAGATGGAGAGTGGATGAGAGACTGGGAGACAAGATGCAAAGAGGCGGGAGCTGTCTTGATTTGTGAAAGCGTGATCTGCAATGAAATGCCCGATGATGAGGGGATTCAATCCTGCAAAGCGTTGGGTGAAAATCTGGATTAA
- a CDS encoding DUF2325 domain-containing protein, which yields MSVVIIGGHDRMVCQYKKVCKSFNCKAKVFTQMSATLSKQIGNPDLIVLFTNTVSHKMARCAVEEAERCNADVVRCHSSSKNALQEILGSICM from the coding sequence ATGAGTGTTGTTATTATAGGCGGGCATGATAGAATGGTCTGTCAGTACAAAAAAGTTTGTAAAAGTTTTAATTGTAAAGCGAAAGTCTTTACACAGATGTCTGCAACTTTAAGTAAACAGATTGGGAATCCAGATTTGATTGTACTGTTCACGAATACGGTTTCCCATAAGATGGCCAGGTGTGCAGTGGAGGAGGCGGAACGCTGCAATGCGGATGTAGTGAGATGCCATTCAAGTAGCAAAAATGCGTTACAGGAGATTCTTGGAAGTATCTGTATGTAG
- a CDS encoding class I SAM-dependent methyltransferase, producing the protein MSFFQNTCKPKGIGGKIMVHMMNTGHSSMAEWGFTHMEIQSDNVCLDIGCGGGANVRKLLEKSPYGRVVGIDHSEISVEKSKKINKAGIESKRCEILQGDVMKLPFRGETFDVITAFETIYFWPDISEAFKKVYKILKIGGTFMICNESNGENPKDEKWTKIIQGMKIYNSEQIEKSLEDAGFRGVKVDKTKKGWICVVVKKL; encoded by the coding sequence ATGTCTTTTTTTCAAAATACTTGTAAGCCAAAAGGAATCGGCGGCAAAATTATGGTTCATATGATGAATACTGGTCATTCATCTATGGCTGAATGGGGATTTACACATATGGAAATTCAAAGCGATAATGTATGTCTGGATATTGGATGTGGCGGTGGGGCAAATGTCAGAAAGTTATTAGAAAAAAGTCCGTATGGCAGAGTGGTTGGCATTGATCATTCAGAAATCAGTGTAGAAAAAAGCAAAAAAATCAATAAAGCAGGGATAGAAAGTAAGCGTTGTGAAATCCTGCAGGGGGATGTCATGAAACTCCCTTTCAGAGGTGAAACTTTCGATGTAATTACTGCATTTGAAACAATATATTTCTGGCCGGATATTAGTGAGGCTTTTAAGAAGGTATATAAAATTTTGAAAATCGGCGGAACGTTTATGATCTGCAATGAATCAAACGGTGAAAATCCAAAGGATGAAAAGTGGACGAAGATAATACAGGGGATGAAGATTTACAATTCTGAGCAAATAGAAAAATCTTTGGAGGATGCCGGTTTTAGAGGAGTAAAAGTAGATAAAACAAAAAAAGGTTGGATTTGTGTGGTGGTAAAAAAGTTATGA
- a CDS encoding metal-dependent transcriptional regulator — protein MHINSSGENYLETILILSKKRPVVRSVDIATELDFKKPSVSVAMKKLRTSGHITVSPEGYINLTESGKEIATQIYERHVLLSSWLERLGVDPDIAAQDACRIEHVISSESFEALKKHIK, from the coding sequence ATGCACATAAATTCGTCTGGTGAAAACTATCTGGAAACTATTTTAATATTAAGCAAAAAACGTCCTGTTGTTCGTTCTGTGGACATCGCTACAGAATTAGACTTTAAAAAACCCAGCGTAAGTGTGGCTATGAAGAAACTGCGTACAAGCGGACATATAACGGTATCTCCGGAAGGATATATTAATTTAACTGAATCTGGAAAAGAAATAGCTACACAGATTTATGAACGCCATGTTCTTCTTTCTTCCTGGCTAGAACGTCTTGGTGTTGATCCGGATATTGCCGCACAAGATGCATGCAGGATAGAACATGTCATTAGTTCTGAAAGTTTTGAAGCCCTCAAAAAGCATATCAAATAA
- a CDS encoding FeoA family protein, producing the protein MNLTEAKEGEEYIIKEILTDDEELTSFLFSLGCYSGEPITAVSHLKGGCVVSIKDGRYNIDTDLAKAISI; encoded by the coding sequence ATGAATTTAACAGAAGCCAAAGAAGGGGAAGAATATATCATTAAGGAAATTTTGACAGATGATGAAGAACTGACCTCTTTTCTGTTTTCTCTTGGCTGTTACAGTGGTGAACCAATTACAGCGGTTTCTCATCTGAAGGGTGGCTGTGTAGTTTCCATTAAGGATGGGCGTTATAATATTGATACTGATCTGGCGAAAGCCATTTCAATATAA
- the feoB gene encoding ferrous iron transporter B — translation MRIAFAGNPNSGKTTMYNALTGRNERVGNWAGVTVERKESPIKKGYYDGTEELVAVDLPGAYSMSPFTSEESITSGYVKNENPDVIINIVDATNLSRSLFFTTQLLELGIPVVVALNKSDIVNKKQTKIDEKILSEKLGCPVIKTISTSSGHEGLKETVNAAAALRGKGQKAPYVQGDIDFKDKTAVEAADRKRFEFVNGIVKQVEKRKVFTKDRNVQDKIDGIITHKIIGIPIFAAVIFLVFYISQTTLGTWIADWLVAWIETFQGWVGGLMENANPLLYALLVDGIIGGVGAVVGFLPLVMVMYFLIALLEDCGYMARATVVLDPIFKRVGLSGKSVIPMVIGTGCAIPGVMACRTIRNERERRTTAMLTPFMPCGAKIPVIALFAGAFFADAWWVSATMYLVGILLVLLGALLVKKITGQKYRKSFFIIELPEYKFPSLKRACGSMLERGKAYIVKAGTIILVCNTVVQIMQSFNWQFQLVEEGAEGTSILASIAHPFAILFIPLGFGVWQLAAAAVTGFIAKENVVGTLAVVYGITNLIDTDELALVGSGNEVATVMGLTKVAALAYLMFNLYTPPCFAALGAMNSEMKSGKWLLGGICLQLATGYTVAFGVYQIGTLITTGSFGTAFIPGLIAVIVFALIILWRIRKSDKEFASEYSLHSVKS, via the coding sequence ATGAGGATTGCTTTTGCAGGAAATCCCAACAGTGGAAAGACGACCATGTACAATGCACTTACCGGCAGGAATGAACGTGTCGGGAACTGGGCAGGCGTTACGGTCGAAAGAAAAGAAAGTCCGATCAAGAAAGGTTATTATGACGGGACGGAGGAGTTAGTTGCGGTAGATTTGCCGGGCGCTTATTCTATGTCTCCTTTTACATCGGAAGAAAGCATTACCAGCGGATACGTCAAGAATGAGAATCCGGATGTGATCATCAATATCGTGGATGCTACGAATCTGAGCAGAAGCCTGTTTTTTACCACACAGCTTCTGGAACTTGGGATTCCAGTAGTTGTCGCACTGAATAAGAGCGATATCGTTAATAAGAAACAGACAAAAATTGACGAGAAGATTCTGTCTGAAAAGCTGGGCTGTCCGGTAATCAAGACGATTTCCACTTCTTCCGGACATGAAGGACTCAAAGAGACTGTAAATGCTGCGGCTGCATTAAGAGGAAAAGGTCAGAAAGCACCTTATGTGCAGGGGGATATTGATTTCAAAGATAAAACGGCAGTAGAAGCGGCTGACAGAAAGCGTTTTGAGTTTGTGAATGGAATTGTAAAGCAGGTAGAGAAGAGAAAAGTTTTTACAAAGGATAGAAACGTACAGGATAAGATTGACGGTATCATCACACATAAGATTATCGGTATACCGATTTTCGCAGCAGTTATCTTCCTTGTGTTCTACATATCCCAGACAACGCTCGGTACCTGGATCGCAGACTGGCTGGTGGCATGGATCGAGACTTTCCAGGGATGGGTCGGCGGACTGATGGAAAATGCAAACCCGCTTCTGTATGCACTCCTTGTAGATGGTATCATCGGTGGCGTTGGTGCAGTTGTCGGTTTCCTTCCGCTTGTTATGGTCATGTACTTCTTAATTGCATTATTGGAAGATTGTGGATACATGGCAAGAGCTACAGTAGTTCTGGATCCGATTTTTAAGAGAGTAGGGCTTTCCGGTAAATCTGTCATTCCTATGGTCATTGGTACAGGATGTGCGATTCCGGGCGTTATGGCTTGCCGTACAATCCGTAACGAAAGAGAACGTCGTACCACAGCGATGCTTACACCATTTATGCCATGTGGAGCTAAAATCCCAGTGATTGCTCTTTTTGCAGGTGCATTCTTTGCGGACGCATGGTGGGTTTCAGCAACTATGTATCTGGTGGGTATTCTCTTAGTTTTGCTTGGAGCTTTACTTGTGAAAAAGATTACAGGACAAAAATACAGAAAATCTTTCTTTATTATTGAACTTCCGGAATATAAGTTTCCAAGCTTGAAAAGGGCATGCGGCTCTATGCTGGAGCGAGGAAAAGCATATATCGTAAAAGCAGGAACGATCATTCTGGTATGCAATACGGTGGTACAGATCATGCAGAGCTTTAACTGGCAGTTCCAGCTTGTAGAAGAAGGTGCAGAAGGGACATCTATTTTGGCATCCATTGCCCATCCGTTTGCGATTTTGTTCATACCGCTTGGATTTGGAGTGTGGCAGCTTGCAGCAGCGGCAGTGACAGGTTTTATCGCAAAAGAAAACGTAGTTGGGACGCTTGCAGTAGTTTACGGTATCACAAACTTAATAGATACAGATGAACTGGCGTTGGTTGGAAGTGGGAATGAAGTAGCAACTGTTATGGGACTGACAAAGGTAGCAGCTCTTGCTTATTTGATGTTTAACCTTTACACACCACCTTGTTTTGCAGCTCTTGGAGCGATGAATTCAGAAATGAAGAGTGGAAAATGGCTGCTTGGAGGAATCTGTCTCCAACTTGCAACGGGGTATACCGTAGCTTTTGGTGTATATCAGATTGGTACATTGATCACAACAGGATCTTTTGGCACCGCATTTATTCCGGGACTTATCGCGGTTATTGTATTTGCTTTGATTATTCTCTGGAGAATCCGTAAGTCAGATAAAGAGTTTGCTTCAGAATACAGCCTGCATTCTGTAAAATCATAA
- a CDS encoding heavy-metal-associated domain-containing protein, whose product MENMIAVLVIVILVGSAAAYLIKAKRSGVKCVGCPAGGNCSSKNKKKKKKLTGPVIAKKTMFITGMHCEHCVQSVTDSLNRIDGVSARVDLNKSCAEISLDREIGEDILICAVEKAGFLVESIQS is encoded by the coding sequence ATGGAAAATATGATAGCAGTTCTTGTTATTGTAATCTTAGTAGGGAGTGCAGCTGCATATCTTATTAAGGCAAAAAGAAGCGGAGTGAAATGTGTTGGATGTCCAGCGGGAGGAAATTGCAGCAGCAAAAATAAAAAGAAAAAAAAGAAATTGACGGGTCCGGTCATCGCAAAGAAAACCATGTTTATTACAGGAATGCATTGTGAACATTGTGTACAAAGTGTGACAGATAGCTTGAATCGGATTGATGGAGTCTCCGCCAGAGTAGATCTTAATAAAAGTTGTGCTGAGATATCCCTTGATCGTGAAATAGGGGAAGATATCCTGATCTGCGCAGTAGAAAAAGCAGGGTTTTTAGTTGAGTCTATTCAAAGCTAG
- a CDS encoding transcriptional repressor codes for MNGEKESIIIKLKENGCRITKQRKMILDIILEDRCSSCKEIYARVVKLDQSIGMATVYRLVKELENIGVLSREIVYK; via the coding sequence ATGAACGGTGAAAAAGAAAGTATTATTATAAAACTGAAAGAAAATGGCTGCAGAATTACAAAGCAGCGTAAAATGATTTTAGATATTATCCTGGAAGACAGGTGTTCCAGCTGCAAGGAAATTTATGCCCGGGTGGTGAAACTTGACCAGAGCATTGGGATGGCAACCGTTTACCGTCTGGTAAAGGAATTGGAGAATATCGGGGTGCTTAGCAGAGAAATCGTATATAAGTAG
- a CDS encoding DUF6110 family protein, with the protein MFSDSTLKKIGCFVGGVVFGTAGVKLLSSKDAKKVYTNCTAAVLRAKDCVMKTATTVQENAEDILAEAQQINEKRAQEEAMQVQEDDVQEDGASEQEENE; encoded by the coding sequence ATGTTTAGTGATTCTACTTTGAAAAAAATCGGATGTTTTGTAGGAGGAGTCGTATTTGGGACTGCGGGTGTAAAGCTCCTTTCCAGTAAGGACGCAAAAAAAGTATATACAAACTGCACTGCGGCTGTACTGCGGGCAAAAGACTGTGTTATGAAGACTGCTACAACAGTGCAGGAGAACGCAGAGGATATCCTTGCAGAAGCACAACAGATCAATGAAAAGCGTGCACAGGAAGAGGCAATGCAGGTGCAGGAAGATGATGTTCAGGAGGATGGTGCGTCTGAACAGGAAGAAAACGAATAG